CGCCGGCGCGGCTTGCCGTGCCGGTAGCGCGAACGGCGTCGGCCGGCGTGATGGCCGCTTCGGTGTTTTTACCGGTGTTGTGTCGATGAATCGGGGAGGAAGAAATGATCCGGCTGACCTTGCGCGAGCTTGAAGTGTTCGTGACCACCGCGCAGCAGGGCGGCATTACCGCCGCCGGCACCGAGCTGGGCTTGTCGCAGTCGGCGGCCAGCGGCGCGCTGGCCGAGCTCGAGCGCCGGCTCGACGTCACCGTATTCGACCGGATCGGCCGGCGGGTGCAGTTGAACGAACACGGCCGCTGGCTGCTGCCGCAGGCCGAAGCGCTGCTGGCGCAGGCGCGCGAGATCGAGGCGCGCTTTCGCGGCGATGCGCCGGCGCGGCTGCGGCTGGCAGCGAGTTCGACGATCGGCAACCGCGTGCTGCCCGAACTGCTGGGCGTGCTGCTGGCCGAAGACCCGGACAGCCGCGCCGAGATCGCCATCGGCAACAGCCATGATGCGATCGCCGCCGTCGCCGACTACCGCGCCGACCTCGGCCTGATCGAAGGGATCAGCCACGATGCGCGCGTGATCGCCGAGCCGTGGCTGGCCGACGAGCTCGTCGTCGTCGCGGCGCCTGCGCACCCGTGGGCCGCAGCGCCGCTGACGCAGGCGATGCTGCAGGATGCGCAATGGGTGCTGCGCGAACAGGGCTCGGGAACGCGCGAGGTGCTCGAGGCCGCGCTGGCGCCGCTGGTCGGCAGCCCGAAGGTCGCGCTCGAACTTGGTACCAGCGAGGCGGTCAAGGGCGCGGTGCGCGCCGGGCTGGGGTTGGCCTGCCTGTCACGCCGCACCGTCGCGACCGAGCTGGCGCGCGGCGAACTGATCGCACTGGCGGCGCCATCGCTCGACCTGACGCGGTGCTTTTACCTGATCCATGCCCGCGACAAGGTGCTGACGCAAGGTGCCCAGCGCTTCCTGACGCTGTGCAAGGCATAACTGACGCGCGAGCGGCAGGCGGCCGACTCGCCGGCCACGGGCAAAAGCAAGTAGAATCAGCAGGTTTCAGAACCGGAAACCGGACCATCCGGCCAAGACCGACATGCTGACCTTCCAGGACATCCTTCTCAAGCTGCAGACCTACTGGGCAAGCCAGGGCTGCGCGCTGCTGCAACCGTACGACCTCGAAGTCGGCGCGGGCACCTTCCACACCGCGACCTTCCTGCGCTCGCTCGGCCCCGAGCCGTGGAACGCCGCCTACGTGCAGCCGTCGCGCCGCCCCAAGGACGGCCGCTACGGCGAGAACCCGAACCGGCTGCAGCACTACTACCAGTTCCAGGTCGCGCTCAAGCCGAACCCGGACAACATCCTCGACCTCTACCTCGGTTCGCTGAAGGAACTCGGCATCGACCCGACGGTGCACGACATCCGCTTCGTCGAGGACGACTGGGAAAGCCCGACGCTGGGCGCCTGGGGGCTGGGGTGGGAAGTGTGGCTGAACGGCATGGAAGTCACCCAGTTCACCTATTTCCAGCAGGTCGGCGGCCTCGACTGCAAGCCGGTGCTCGGCGAGATCACCTACGGTGTCGAACGGCTGGCGATGTATCTGCAGGGCGTCGAGAACGTCTACGACCTCGTCTGGACCGTCTACCCGAACGGCCAGAAGGTCACCTACGGCGACATCTACCACCAGAACGAGGTCGAGCAGTCGACGTACAACTTCGAGCACGCCAACGTCGAGCTGCTGTTCAGGCTGTTCAACGATTTCGAAGGCGAGGCACAGCGGCTGATCGAAGCCGGCCTGCCGCTGCCGGGCTACGAGATGGTGATGAAGTGCTCGCACACTTTCAACCTGCTCGACGCCCGCGGCGCGATCTCGGTGACCGAGCGTGCCGCCTACATCGGCCGCGTCCGCAACCTGTCGCGCATGGTCGCGCAGGCGTATTACGACAGCCGCGAAGCCCTCGGCTTCCCGATGTGCAACCCGGCAGCCTGATGCAATGAAGGCGCTCGCGCTGTGCCTGCCCCTGCTGCTCGCTGCCTGCGGCGACTTCGAGGACGGCACGCGCGGGCCGCAACCGGTGCCGGGTACGAGCGCCGACTGGCGCAACTACGGTGAGCCCGACGGCATGAAGGTCGACGTCGACGTCAATTCGATCTCGCACCGCGACCGCGCCGGCAGCAGCGACTACACCTATGTGTGGATGCGCCAGACCTTCGCCGAAGACCAGATCGACGGCGAATCGAAAGGGCGCTACCGGATCAAGTACGCACGCCAGGCGATCGACTGCCCGAGCGCTCGGATGGCCGGGATCGCCGTGTCGCTGCGCACGCTCGACGGCGACGAGATCGCCCGCTACGACGTCCCCGGCTACCAGTGGGAGTTCGCCGCTCCCGAACCCGACAGCTACGGCGCCGATTTCGTGCGCCAGGTCTGCAAGATCATGGCCGACAAGGCCCAGAACAAAGAGTGATCGTCATGTCCGATACCCCGTCCAGCAAGACCCTGTTGATCGAACTGTTTACCGAAGAGCTGCCGCCGAAGGCGCTCAAGAAGCTGGGCGACGCGTTCGCCCGGTCGATTTTCGACGAACTCGCCAAGCTCGGCTTCGTCGCCAGGGACGGTGATTGCCACCCGTTCGCCAGCCCGCGCCGGCTGGCGGTGACGATTCCCGCCGTGCTTGCGGTCCAGCCCGAGCAGCAGATCGAACGCCGCGGCCCGGCCGTCGCCTCGGGCTACAAGGACGGATCGCCGACGCCGGCGCTGGCCGGTTTCGCCCGCTCGTGCGGTGTCGAGATTGCTGCGCTAGAGCAGGGCTCGGACGGCAAGCAGGACGTGTTCATCTTCCGCAGCACCAAGGCCGGTGAAACGCTGGCCAGCGTGCTGTCGGGGCTGATCGAAGCCGCACTGAAGAAGCTGCCCGCGCCGAAAATGATGCGCTGGGGCGACCGCGATGGCCAGTTCATCCGCCCGGTGCACGGCCTCGTCGCGCTGCACGGCGCGGACGTGGTGCCGGCCAAGGTGCTGCACCTCGAGTCGGGTCGCGTCAGCCAGGGGCACCGTTTCCTGTCGCAGGGCGCGGTCGAGTTCGGTCACGCCGACGACTACGCGAAGAAGATGTACGAGGAAGGCAAGGTGGTCGCCAGCTTCGCCGCACGTCACGAGCTGGTCGTCGACCGCCTCAAGGCCGCCGCCGCGAAACTCAATGCGACCATCGCCGCCGACGACGCGCTGTTTGACGAAGTGACCGCGCTGGTCGAATGGCCGGTGGTGCTCGAGGCCGGCTTCGAGGCCGAATTCCTCAAGGTGCCGCAGGAATGCCTGATCCTGACGATGCAGCAGAACCAGAAGTACTTCCCGCTGCTCGACCAGGCCGGCAAGCTGATGAACCGCTTCCTGCTGGTGTCCAACCTCGAAGCGGCCGACCCGAGCCACATCATCACCGGCAACGAGCGCGTGCTGCGCGCACGGCTGTCGGACGCACAGTTCTTCTACGCGCAGGACCAGAAGAAGAAACTCGAATCGCGCGTCGAAGGACTGCGCAGCGTCGTCTACCACAACAAGATCGGCACCCAGTACGAGCGCGTCGAACGCCTCGTCAAGCTCGCCGGCGAAATCGGCCCGGCGCTCGGTGCGCAGCGCGCCGATTGCGAACGCGCGGCGAAACTGGCCAAGGCCGACCTCGTGTCGGACATGGTCGGCGAGTTCCCGGAACTGCAGGGCACGATGGGTCGCTACTACGCGCAGATCGACGGCGAGAACGCCGCGGTGTTTGAGGCGATCGAACAGCACTACCGCCCGCGCTTCGCCGGTGACGCGCTGCCGGAAGGCCCGGTGGCGCAGGCCGTTGCGCTGGCCGACAAGCTCGAAGCCATCGTCGGCATCTACGGCATCGGCCTGATCCCGACCGGCGACAAGGATCCGTTCGCGCTGCGCCGCGCCGCGCTCGGCGTACTGCGCCAGCTGCTGGTGCTGCCGCTCGACCTGAAGTCGCTGCTGACCGCGACCGCTGCGGCGTTCCCCAACGGCGTGATCAAGGATGGCACGGTCGCCGGCGTGCAGGGCTTCATGCTCGACCGGCTGAAGAATTTCCTCGCCGCCGATTATCCGGCCGCCGACATCGACGCGGTGCTGGCGCTGAATCCGGAGCGCTTCGACGACGTGGTCAAGCGCCTCGATGCGGTCGCCGCGTTCAAGGCGCTGCCGGAATCGGCTGCACTGGCGGCGGCGAACAAGCGCATCCGCAACATCCTCAAGAAGGTCGACACCGCGCTGCCGGCACTGAGCCCG
This window of the Jeongeupia sp. USM3 genome carries:
- a CDS encoding LysR family transcriptional regulator; the encoded protein is MIRLTLRELEVFVTTAQQGGITAAGTELGLSQSAASGALAELERRLDVTVFDRIGRRVQLNEHGRWLLPQAEALLAQAREIEARFRGDAPARLRLAASSTIGNRVLPELLGVLLAEDPDSRAEIAIGNSHDAIAAVADYRADLGLIEGISHDARVIAEPWLADELVVVAAPAHPWAAAPLTQAMLQDAQWVLREQGSGTREVLEAALAPLVGSPKVALELGTSEAVKGAVRAGLGLACLSRRTVATELARGELIALAAPSLDLTRCFYLIHARDKVLTQGAQRFLTLCKA
- the glyQ gene encoding glycine--tRNA ligase subunit alpha; the encoded protein is MLTFQDILLKLQTYWASQGCALLQPYDLEVGAGTFHTATFLRSLGPEPWNAAYVQPSRRPKDGRYGENPNRLQHYYQFQVALKPNPDNILDLYLGSLKELGIDPTVHDIRFVEDDWESPTLGAWGLGWEVWLNGMEVTQFTYFQQVGGLDCKPVLGEITYGVERLAMYLQGVENVYDLVWTVYPNGQKVTYGDIYHQNEVEQSTYNFEHANVELLFRLFNDFEGEAQRLIEAGLPLPGYEMVMKCSHTFNLLDARGAISVTERAAYIGRVRNLSRMVAQAYYDSREALGFPMCNPAA
- a CDS encoding surface-adhesin E family protein, whose protein sequence is MKALALCLPLLLAACGDFEDGTRGPQPVPGTSADWRNYGEPDGMKVDVDVNSISHRDRAGSSDYTYVWMRQTFAEDQIDGESKGRYRIKYARQAIDCPSARMAGIAVSLRTLDGDEIARYDVPGYQWEFAAPEPDSYGADFVRQVCKIMADKAQNKE
- the glyS gene encoding glycine--tRNA ligase subunit beta, whose protein sequence is MSDTPSSKTLLIELFTEELPPKALKKLGDAFARSIFDELAKLGFVARDGDCHPFASPRRLAVTIPAVLAVQPEQQIERRGPAVASGYKDGSPTPALAGFARSCGVEIAALEQGSDGKQDVFIFRSTKAGETLASVLSGLIEAALKKLPAPKMMRWGDRDGQFIRPVHGLVALHGADVVPAKVLHLESGRVSQGHRFLSQGAVEFGHADDYAKKMYEEGKVVASFAARHELVVDRLKAAAAKLNATIAADDALFDEVTALVEWPVVLEAGFEAEFLKVPQECLILTMQQNQKYFPLLDQAGKLMNRFLLVSNLEAADPSHIITGNERVLRARLSDAQFFYAQDQKKKLESRVEGLRSVVYHNKIGTQYERVERLVKLAGEIGPALGAQRADCERAAKLAKADLVSDMVGEFPELQGTMGRYYAQIDGENAAVFEAIEQHYRPRFAGDALPEGPVAQAVALADKLEAIVGIYGIGLIPTGDKDPFALRRAALGVLRQLLVLPLDLKSLLTATAAAFPNGVIKDGTVAGVQGFMLDRLKNFLAADYPAADIDAVLALNPERFDDVVKRLDAVAAFKALPESAALAAANKRIRNILKKVDTALPALSPALFDSEAEKALFAAFEAVAPQAEAALARQDFTGALTTLAALKTPVDTFFDGVMVMADDLAVRGNRLALLAALAGLMNRVAELSQLAD